CATTTTCTTTAATGATTTTGGCTCTAATCCATTAGTCATATACTTTTCGATGGCTCTACCAATGGCATCCGGACAGGATAAAATCGTTCCTCCTTTTTGCCAGGAAGGAGCAGGACATCTAATCCCTTTTAATTGTTTAATTATTACCTCTGTATCTATTCCAGAGCGTAAGGCTAATGAAATTAACCTGCTTGTTGCCTCAGATTGTGAGGCGGCACAACCACCGGATTTACCCATTTGGGAAAAGACCTCACAGGGGCCTTTTTCATCTTCATTTATCGTTACATATAAATTCCCACAGCCAGTCGTTATTTTCTGTGTAGTTCCTGTGGTTACAGATGGTCTTGGCCTTGGTGTTCGGGGTTCTTTTTCCTCTTTTTTCTTCAAACCAAGATAAAGCACCTGTTCTTCACGACTGCCATCACGATAAATGGTTACTCCTTTACAACCATTTTTATAGGCTAAGAGATAGACTTTTTTTACATCCTCGCGAGTGGCAGAATTTGGGAAATTAACTGTTTTTGAAACTGCATTATCGGTGTATTTCTGGAAGGCGGATTGCATTCTGATATGCCATTCTGGAGAAATATCGTGAGCCGTGCAAAATATCTTCTGGATTTTTACCGGAACTTCTTTTATGCCGTGTAGGGTGCCTTTTTCTGCAATTTTACGCATCAGTTCCTCACTATAAAACCCCTCTTTTTTAGCTATCTTCTCAAAATAAGCATTGACCTCAATCAATTCATTTTTATCCATTACCTTTCGGATGAAACAAACACCAAATAATGGCTCAATCCCACTTGAACAATGAGCGATAATTCCAATTGTGCCTGTTGGAGCAATCGTCGTCGTAGTCGCATTGCGGAGTCCTTCACATTGCCCATCATCATAGATACTACCTTTAAAGTTAGGGAATGCACCCCTTTCTTTTGCCAGTTGTGCGGATGATTCCCTTGCTTTTTGCTGAATAAATTTCATTACCTCTTCTGCGGTCTGAATGCCTTTTTCAGAATTATAAGGAATCCCAAGTTGAATAAGCATATCCGCAAAACCCATTATCCCTAATCCTATTTTCCTATTTGCTTTTGTCTTTTCTCCGATGATTTTAAGCGGATAATTATTCATATCAATAACATTATCTAAAAATCTAACCGATAATTCTACGACCCGACTTAATTTCTCATAATCAATAGTATCTTCCTTGACCATTTTTGCCAGGTTAATAGAGCCTAAATTACAGGACTCATAAGGAAGTAACGGTTGTTCGCCGCAAGGATTAGTGCTTTCTATCTCACCGACTTTAGGTGTGGGGTTATGTTCGTTTATTCTATCTAAGAAGATAATTCCTGGCTCACCGTTTTTATGGCTATATTCAACGATAAGGTCAAATACCTCATCTGCCAACAGTTTTTTTACACTTTTTTTAGTTCGTGGGTCGATTAAATCATATTCTTTGTTATTTTCTAATGCCTCCATAAATTCCCGAGTTAAGGCAACGGAGATATTAAAGTTATTCAATCTGTGTTCTTTTTCTTTGCACTTAATGAAATCCAGTATGTCCGGATGGTCAACTCGTAATATGCCCATATTTGCTCCTCGTCGAGTTCCACCCTGTTTAACGGTTTCGGTTGCGGCATCAAAGACGGTCATAAATGAAATAGGGCCACTTGAAACCCCTTTCGTTGTCTTAACCGGGCTATCCTTTGGTCTAAGTCTTGAGAAGCTAAATCCTGTGCCACCGCCAGACTTGTGGATTAAAGCAGTATTTTTCACTGCATCAAAAATACTATCCATCGAATCTTCAATTGGTAAGACAAAACAAGCAGATAATTGTTGTAGGTCTCGGCCGGCATTCATTAAGGTAGGTGAATTAGGCAAGAATTCAAGCCTGGTCATCAATTCATAAAACTGTGTTGCTCTTTTTTGGACACTTGCTTTAGAATTATAATTTTTATCTGCCAAAGCTACATTTTCCGCCACACGCCAAAACATCTCCTCTGGTGTCTCAATCGGCTTACCATCTTCATCCTTTTTTAAATACCTCTTTTCCAGCACTTTTCCTGCATTAGATGACAATTCCATCTTAAAATCCCCTCCCTTTTTTATATTTTATCTATTTTACCTTATAACAGGTAAAATAAGGTAATTTCTTGAAAGCATTCAACCATACACCTGAAAACCTACAAAAATAGCCTATCTTGTAGTGTTGATTATTATATACCACAAAGTATCGTATGTCAAGTAATTTTTTAATGTTTTTTTAACTTTTCATAAATTAATAAAAGGCTAAAGCCAAAACTTCAGTAATAGAAGGCAAAATTTGATTGACATTAGATAAAACTTTTGGTAAAATATCCAGCAGTGCCTCACGAAATTAAGAATAAGTAACTGGAACAATAAGGAGAAACGGACATAAGCCAGGGCTCACAAAGGGCAATGAAAATGGGAGAAGGACAACCCCCTAACCCCCTTTATTAAGGGGGAATTGCTGAGAGTTTCTTTCTTCCCGAATCCCGAGTCCCGAACCCCGAGTCCCGAGTCCCGATTTTCAGGAGAATTACAGTGAATGAAAAGAAATTAAATATCCTCCAGGTCGTCAATAGTCCACA
This window of the bacterium genome carries:
- a CDS encoding vitamin B12-dependent ribonucleotide reductase, with translation MELSSNAGKVLEKRYLKKDEDGKPIETPEEMFWRVAENVALADKNYNSKASVQKRATQFYELMTRLEFLPNSPTLMNAGRDLQQLSACFVLPIEDSMDSIFDAVKNTALIHKSGGGTGFSFSRLRPKDSPVKTTKGVSSGPISFMTVFDAATETVKQGGTRRGANMGILRVDHPDILDFIKCKEKEHRLNNFNISVALTREFMEALENNKEYDLIDPRTKKSVKKLLADEVFDLIVEYSHKNGEPGIIFLDRINEHNPTPKVGEIESTNPCGEQPLLPYESCNLGSINLAKMVKEDTIDYEKLSRVVELSVRFLDNVIDMNNYPLKIIGEKTKANRKIGLGIMGFADMLIQLGIPYNSEKGIQTAEEVMKFIQQKARESSAQLAKERGAFPNFKGSIYDDGQCEGLRNATTTTIAPTGTIGIIAHCSSGIEPLFGVCFIRKVMDKNELIEVNAYFEKIAKKEGFYSEELMRKIAEKGTLHGIKEVPVKIQKIFCTAHDISPEWHIRMQSAFQKYTDNAVSKTVNFPNSATREDVKKVYLLAYKNGCKGVTIYRDGSREEQVLYLGLKKKEEKEPRTPRPRPSVTTGTTQKITTGCGNLYVTINEDEKGPCEVFSQMGKSGGCAASQSEATSRLISLALRSGIDTEVIIKQLKGIRCPAPSWQKGGTILSCPDAIGRAIEKYMTNGLEPKSLKKMTMTKAAVGIYPECPECGEILELVEGCAICRVCGFSKCW